One window of the Pyrinomonadaceae bacterium genome contains the following:
- the glp gene encoding gephyrin-like molybdotransferase Glp: MMSVSEAVQLILSKAGALSSETIQLPEAAGRILAEDIIADTDLPPFDRAQMDGYAVRAADVATTPARLRIVGESAAGGGWHHEMKGGEAVRIMTGAPVPQGADSVQQVELTREMNGAGTVEILEPVQFGRSIVRRAAEIKAGATVLRAGEEINPQAIATLASFGYARVNVGRQPRVAVMATGSELVNVDQKPARDQIRDSNNYTIEAYAKLAGGNVERVPLAGDDTELLKKQMAAALERCDMLITSGGVSMGVYDFTKTVFRELGAEIFFERVALKPGKPTVFGKVGGKLIFGLPGNPVSVAVTFNLFARTALRAMQGATERGLPEVTTVLERDVKAAPDRESYLPAVMRTGEDGSLLAAPLKWGGSSDFVSFARANGLIIVPAGGAFAAGDRAKCLRLPV; this comes from the coding sequence ATGATGTCAGTTAGTGAAGCCGTTCAGCTCATCCTTTCAAAAGCAGGGGCGTTGAGCAGTGAAACGATCCAGCTTCCTGAGGCGGCCGGGCGAATTCTCGCAGAAGACATTATCGCCGACACAGACTTACCACCATTCGATCGGGCGCAGATGGACGGTTACGCGGTACGCGCTGCCGACGTGGCGACGACGCCCGCGCGTTTGCGCATTGTCGGCGAGTCAGCCGCCGGCGGCGGGTGGCATCACGAGATGAAAGGCGGAGAGGCCGTGCGCATCATGACCGGCGCACCTGTTCCGCAGGGAGCTGATTCCGTGCAGCAGGTTGAGCTCACGCGCGAAATGAACGGGGCAGGTACGGTCGAGATTCTTGAGCCCGTTCAGTTCGGACGGTCAATTGTTCGACGCGCTGCGGAAATTAAAGCCGGCGCGACTGTGCTGCGAGCCGGTGAAGAGATCAATCCGCAAGCGATTGCCACGCTCGCGTCGTTTGGTTATGCAAGAGTAAACGTCGGGCGCCAGCCGCGCGTCGCAGTGATGGCTACAGGCAGCGAGCTCGTGAACGTCGATCAAAAACCGGCGCGCGATCAAATTCGCGATTCGAACAACTACACAATTGAAGCGTACGCGAAACTGGCAGGCGGAAACGTGGAACGCGTGCCGCTCGCCGGCGATGACACGGAGCTTTTGAAGAAGCAAATGGCTGCGGCCCTTGAACGGTGCGACATGCTGATTACTTCGGGTGGCGTTTCGATGGGGGTTTATGATTTCACGAAGACTGTTTTCAGAGAGCTCGGCGCGGAAATCTTCTTTGAGCGAGTTGCTTTGAAACCCGGCAAACCAACCGTCTTCGGAAAGGTAGGCGGCAAACTAATTTTCGGTTTACCCGGAAACCCAGTCTCGGTTGCGGTCACCTTCAATCTGTTCGCGCGCACTGCGCTTCGCGCTATGCAGGGCGCGACCGAGCGAGGGTTGCCGGAAGTAACAACTGTTCTGGAGCGAGACGTGAAGGCTGCTCCGGATCGCGAGAGTTACCTGCCTGCGGTCATGCGGACGGGCGAAGACGGAAGCCTGCTGGCAGCACCGCTGAAGTGGGGTGGCTCGTCAGATTTTGTCTCATTTGCTCGCGCAAACGGCCTAATCATTGTTCCGGCAGGTGGCGCGTTCGCAGCCGGTGACCGCGCGAAATGCCTTCGCCTGCCTGTTTGA
- a CDS encoding oligosaccharide flippase family protein, which translates to MRAEDHVLWRRFSSNLSVSLVGAVFSLAIKLGQTLLLMRALRIDDYGRLLVVINLFAFLNSFIGLRVSDVIFRFFQPLKEAQEWRALQGLLLLCLAISVAAGLLIFGGVLVLSPWLSERLYESPELAPLFSLYGCTILFVTLADVSGPLLRLHGRFTAIVVPQVLGNLVTLLLIAVHTATASPYSLKAIVGAFAAGVVIQTMPPVIRALRLVSPYLRDIRPTLAARALTPHRTELTKCLFNSNLSGYLQIAASPGDVFLLGIFSSPAQVALYGLAKQLIAPVALLLTNVGFALTPEVALIIAGRKLRQLKRLIRGYCTMAIIAGGILLACTLFTGRFLVLRFSRPEYAAALPVFYILATAAWVLLIHAVVRPLAVSLDLLKWDNLAQMTAVVALFALLLSGRLDAMTLAFFQLAVALPMRILFNLPVWRRMLALTSDGAAGGGVITRQSSELRPGRMVE; encoded by the coding sequence GTGAGAGCCGAGGACCACGTTCTCTGGCGACGCTTCAGCTCTAACCTTTCGGTCAGCCTCGTAGGCGCTGTTTTTTCCCTGGCGATAAAACTGGGTCAAACGCTGCTCCTGATGAGGGCGCTGCGGATCGACGATTACGGGCGCCTGCTCGTCGTCATCAACCTCTTCGCCTTCCTGAACTCTTTTATCGGGCTGCGCGTCAGCGACGTGATCTTCCGCTTTTTCCAGCCGCTGAAAGAGGCGCAAGAGTGGCGTGCCCTCCAGGGATTGCTTTTGCTTTGCCTGGCAATCAGCGTCGCCGCCGGCTTGCTGATTTTTGGCGGCGTCCTCGTCCTCTCGCCCTGGCTTTCCGAGCGCCTGTATGAGAGTCCGGAGCTCGCGCCACTTTTCTCCCTCTACGGTTGCACGATACTTTTCGTAACCTTAGCGGACGTCTCCGGGCCGCTTCTACGGCTGCACGGCCGCTTCACCGCTATCGTCGTGCCGCAGGTGCTGGGCAACCTGGTTACCCTGCTACTGATCGCAGTGCACACCGCGACGGCCTCTCCGTACAGCTTGAAGGCCATCGTCGGAGCATTCGCAGCCGGGGTGGTGATTCAGACTATGCCTCCGGTGATCCGGGCGCTACGACTCGTCAGCCCCTACCTCAGAGACATCCGCCCGACGCTCGCCGCGCGCGCCCTGACCCCGCACCGGACTGAGTTGACGAAATGCTTGTTCAATAGCAACCTCTCTGGTTACCTACAGATCGCGGCGTCTCCCGGCGACGTCTTCCTCCTGGGGATTTTCAGCTCACCCGCGCAGGTGGCCTTATACGGATTAGCTAAGCAACTTATCGCCCCAGTAGCACTGTTATTGACGAACGTGGGGTTCGCTCTCACCCCTGAAGTGGCCCTAATAATCGCCGGGCGCAAGCTCCGCCAACTGAAGCGCCTGATTAGAGGCTACTGCACGATGGCGATCATTGCGGGCGGCATCTTGCTGGCCTGTACGCTGTTTACGGGCCGCTTCCTGGTATTGCGGTTTTCCCGGCCAGAGTATGCCGCGGCCCTGCCAGTGTTCTACATCCTCGCGACCGCCGCATGGGTGCTCTTAATCCACGCGGTGGTGAGGCCGCTCGCCGTGAGTTTGGATTTACTGAAATGGGATAACCTGGCGCAGATGACGGCGGTCGTGGCTTTATTCGCCCTCTTGCTCTCTGGCCGATTGGACGCCATGACGCTGGCTTTTTTCCAGTTAGCCGTCGCGCTGCCAATGCGTATCCTATTTAACCTGCCAGTCTGGAGACGGATGCTCGCCCTGACTTCCGATGGAGCTGCTGGAGGAGGCGTAATCACGCGGCAATCGAGTGAGCTGCGGCCGGGTCGCATGGTCGAGTGA
- a CDS encoding glycosyltransferase encodes MVSSAHAIRGASAPLVSVLLPVYNREGSVGRAIRSVLAQTYAPYEIIVIDDGSTDGTLNVVEGFGAQVTVVSQAHAGVYAARNAGLRRARGELVAFIDSDDAWLPDKLAAQVPLMSRPAVGLVFGDAVHVSEPRDNSPRTGRTSFGVAAPRRGRVADRFSWCNFVPTCTALARRRCLEESGGFSEASSVSADYLAWFRIALRYELDYVERVVAEYTVHDDGISYALGRSVAARIDLFSEELARTADPAARAVLRRLLFNLSVHLALAALRGRAREVNKPLRLAWRTASGTTGLDAAPWLAAFAAEQFRVRTRRLFS; translated from the coding sequence ATGGTGAGTTCAGCGCATGCCATCCGAGGCGCGAGCGCGCCACTCGTCTCCGTGCTCCTCCCCGTCTATAACCGTGAGGGCTCGGTCGGCCGCGCCATCAGAAGTGTGCTGGCCCAGACGTACGCCCCCTACGAAATTATTGTAATTGACGACGGATCAACCGATGGCACCCTGAACGTCGTGGAAGGTTTCGGGGCGCAGGTTACGGTCGTTTCACAAGCCCACGCCGGGGTCTATGCGGCGCGTAACGCCGGCCTCCGTCGCGCGCGGGGTGAGCTTGTAGCCTTCATCGACTCTGACGACGCGTGGCTCCCCGACAAGCTCGCGGCGCAAGTGCCGCTAATGAGCCGGCCCGCGGTCGGGCTGGTCTTCGGCGACGCCGTTCACGTCAGCGAGCCGCGCGATAACTCGCCGCGCACCGGACGGACTTCGTTCGGCGTAGCGGCGCCGCGCCGCGGGCGGGTAGCTGATCGCTTTTCATGGTGCAATTTCGTCCCGACGTGCACCGCGCTGGCGCGACGCCGCTGCCTGGAAGAAAGCGGCGGCTTCTCTGAGGCGAGCTCGGTTTCGGCCGACTACCTCGCGTGGTTCCGCATCGCCCTGCGCTACGAACTGGATTACGTCGAACGCGTCGTGGCCGAGTACACGGTCCACGACGATGGCATCAGCTACGCGCTCGGCAGGTCGGTCGCTGCGAGGATCGACCTCTTTTCGGAGGAGCTGGCGCGCACAGCGGACCCTGCGGCTCGCGCCGTGCTACGGCGACTGCTCTTCAATCTCTCTGTTCATCTCGCCCTCGCCGCATTGCGCGGGCGGGCGCGCGAGGTAAACAAGCCTTTGCGGCTCGCCTGGCGCACCGCCTCGGGCACGACGGGACTTGATGCGGCGCCGTGGTTGGCCGCTTTCGCGGCCGAGCAATTTCGCGTGCGGACGCGGCGGTTATTCTCATGA
- a CDS encoding glycosyltransferase codes for MTRPLVSVVIETVTAREDGTAVPPADCIGGALDGLGRQTWPQQLIEPIVVIDGDMAEADAAEIRRRYPSVKVVSSAESNYLAAKNAGAAAAAGDIVALLDADCVPEDDWLETLLAPFERDESVAAVGGRTRYGGGSWAARTFSVPDFAYVLAGEDGVAAGFVINNVAFRREVILAHPFEARIRRDGGCYLLFHQLRARGLRVLIEPRAIVEHAPDVGGLGFARKHFKRGYDGVAVYRLDAQGVLRGTRLLLRLGPAALVPITGRRIVDDWLRLVRHRRQIGIPRLAVPYFGAVAVVTRSVELAGGLAAFLSPELGNPKS; via the coding sequence ATGACCAGGCCTTTAGTCAGCGTCGTCATCGAAACGGTCACCGCGCGGGAGGACGGGACTGCCGTCCCGCCAGCCGACTGCATCGGCGGCGCGCTCGACGGCCTGGGCCGTCAGACCTGGCCGCAGCAGTTGATCGAACCGATTGTCGTAATCGACGGCGACATGGCTGAGGCTGACGCAGCCGAGATTCGTCGCCGCTATCCGTCGGTGAAAGTGGTCTCCTCGGCAGAGAGTAACTACCTCGCAGCGAAGAACGCCGGTGCGGCGGCCGCCGCCGGCGACATCGTCGCGCTGCTCGACGCGGACTGCGTGCCCGAGGACGACTGGTTGGAGACGTTGCTGGCGCCATTCGAACGCGACGAAAGTGTGGCCGCTGTCGGCGGTCGCACCCGTTACGGGGGTGGGTCGTGGGCCGCGCGTACGTTTTCCGTCCCCGATTTCGCCTACGTCCTGGCGGGAGAGGATGGGGTCGCCGCCGGGTTCGTCATTAATAACGTGGCGTTCAGGCGCGAGGTGATTTTGGCGCACCCGTTTGAGGCGCGCATTCGCCGTGACGGTGGATGCTACCTGCTCTTTCATCAACTCCGCGCCCGGGGATTGCGTGTGCTGATCGAACCGCGCGCGATTGTCGAGCATGCCCCGGACGTGGGCGGTCTCGGCTTCGCGCGTAAACATTTCAAGCGCGGGTATGACGGCGTCGCTGTCTACCGCCTGGACGCCCAGGGCGTTCTGCGCGGCACGCGCCTCCTGCTCCGCCTTGGCCCCGCGGCGCTGGTGCCGATCACGGGCCGCCGTATCGTCGACGACTGGCTGCGCCTCGTCCGCCACCGCCGCCAGATCGGTATTCCGCGCCTGGCGGTGCCGTATTTTGGTGCAGTCGCCGTCGTCACGCGATCCGTCGAGTTGGCGGGGGGATTGGCGGCTTTTCTCTCACCCGAATTGGGGAACCCTAAGTCCTGA
- a CDS encoding glycosyltransferase, translating to MLRDASIVCLSSIDWTFNRQIPQEVALALAAGGSRVLFVENTGVRRAVLRDAARLWARLRHWLQARGGAWHTAEGVDVLSPLLLPFPYSPSATSTNVRLLVRAIRAWLGDGGGPLIVITFLPTPLTRAVIAALRPALVVYYCLDRLEESSPGARRVAQSERLLFAEADLVLVTSGLLYKSAAGASSRVELLASGVHIKQFEKALDARAAPLAALAGIPRPVIGYVGSIRSATDLSLVARAAELAPDLQFVLAGPRFVDVAQLAARPNVRILDRIPHEHIARYMVRFDVGILPYSIDEFTAGIMPVKLKEYLAAGLPVVATALPEVVRFADEHPGLVRFAGDPAGFVAALREALSDKAPEALAHRTMVARQFDWGDQMARMKQLIEQALARTCSG from the coding sequence ATGCTCCGAGACGCCTCTATCGTCTGTCTCTCATCGATAGACTGGACATTCAACCGGCAGATCCCGCAAGAGGTCGCCCTCGCCCTGGCCGCAGGGGGCAGCCGCGTGCTCTTCGTGGAGAACACCGGCGTGCGTCGTGCGGTCTTGCGCGATGCGGCTCGCCTCTGGGCGCGTCTTCGACATTGGCTGCAAGCCCGCGGCGGCGCGTGGCACACGGCCGAAGGCGTAGATGTACTTTCGCCTCTGCTGCTGCCGTTCCCGTACTCGCCAAGCGCGACCTCCACGAATGTGCGTCTGCTCGTCCGCGCCATCCGCGCGTGGTTGGGCGACGGCGGCGGCCCGCTAATCGTAATCACCTTTTTGCCGACGCCGCTCACCCGCGCGGTGATCGCTGCACTCCGCCCGGCGCTCGTCGTCTATTACTGCCTCGACCGGCTCGAAGAGAGTTCGCCGGGTGCGCGCCGCGTGGCGCAGTCGGAGCGCCTGCTGTTCGCCGAGGCAGACCTGGTGCTGGTGACGTCGGGCCTCCTTTACAAATCAGCTGCCGGAGCGTCATCGCGCGTGGAGTTGCTGGCGAGTGGCGTCCACATAAAACAGTTCGAGAAGGCGCTGGATGCGCGCGCGGCGCCGCTTGCAGCGCTGGCTGGTATACCGCGCCCAGTTATCGGTTACGTTGGCAGCATTCGCAGCGCGACAGATCTGTCTTTGGTCGCACGCGCCGCAGAGTTGGCGCCCGATCTTCAGTTTGTGCTGGCGGGTCCGCGGTTCGTTGATGTTGCACAGCTCGCGGCGCGTCCGAACGTGCGGATACTCGACCGCATCCCTCACGAACATATCGCGCGCTACATGGTGCGCTTCGACGTGGGCATCCTGCCCTATTCGATTGACGAGTTCACAGCCGGCATCATGCCGGTGAAGCTCAAGGAGTATTTAGCTGCCGGCCTCCCCGTGGTGGCGACAGCGCTGCCTGAGGTAGTGCGCTTTGCGGACGAGCACCCCGGGCTCGTGAGATTCGCCGGCGACCCGGCCGGCTTCGTCGCCGCCTTGCGAGAGGCGCTCTCCGACAAGGCACCCGAGGCGCTCGCGCATCGCACGATGGTCGCGCGGCAGTTCGACTGGGGAGATCAAATGGCCCGGATGAAGCAGCTGATCGAGCAGGCGCTCGCAAGGACATGTTCGGGATAA
- a CDS encoding acyltransferase family protein translates to MPLVNKFSYRPEVDGLRAIAVVAVVLYHAGGFYCHGGYVGVDVFFVISGFLITSLIWRDLETGRFTFAYFWERRARRIVPALVVVTAATLVAGWFLLLPGDYKNLGQEAAALAVFGANVYYWRNTGYFEGGADEKPLLHTWSLGVEEQFYLLVPFLLWGIFRVKALRTRAGVFSILLAGFTVSFALSIYGVIKSPSATFYLLPTRAWELLLGALVAFVPPAFALPSRPRLRELLALAGLALILVPVFAYTPETPFPGAAALSPCLGTALIIWANERTEGRIPTAVGVALSSRPIVFLGLISYSLYLWHWPLLAFSKYWTLAPLSADLGFATRVGMLSLGFLLAVLSWKYVETPLRTRRLGTSRKSAFLFAGTGLIVILSGGLICLTMQGFPKRFSELANEFANAKSDRAFLINVTPDDARAGNLVPIGVVNPALRPSVLAWGDSHAMSAIPALDACLKDKGLAGRAATHSVTAPVLNWFMVSKFGLSKDSIAFNDAVLSYVRSQQVPHVILIANWTDYAGASDGGFNSALLLTIRQLVAAGSQPWIMLSVPEHTFDVPKVLSRSVIFRTDLAPFSTKRAASDAFDKIDRTTISDIESAGGRILDPKPRFLDPGGQRYVYLADGVVLYRDHHHLTTRGAKLMLLPLFCDSLTSKQR, encoded by the coding sequence ATGCCCCTCGTCAATAAATTCAGCTACCGTCCCGAGGTCGACGGCCTCCGTGCGATCGCCGTCGTAGCTGTCGTTCTCTATCACGCCGGGGGATTCTACTGTCACGGCGGCTATGTCGGTGTGGACGTTTTTTTTGTGATTTCGGGTTTCCTGATCACCTCTTTGATCTGGAGGGATCTCGAAACTGGTCGCTTCACGTTTGCCTACTTCTGGGAACGGCGGGCGCGGCGGATCGTTCCCGCGCTGGTCGTGGTTACGGCCGCGACTTTAGTGGCCGGGTGGTTCCTGCTGCTGCCGGGCGATTATAAGAACCTGGGTCAGGAAGCCGCAGCGCTGGCAGTGTTTGGCGCGAACGTTTACTACTGGCGTAACACCGGCTACTTCGAAGGCGGCGCGGACGAAAAGCCTCTGCTGCACACCTGGTCTCTGGGGGTGGAGGAACAGTTCTACCTGTTAGTTCCGTTCCTGCTCTGGGGAATATTTCGCGTTAAGGCTCTGCGTACTCGGGCGGGCGTCTTTTCAATCCTTTTGGCCGGGTTCACCGTCAGTTTCGCCTTAAGCATCTATGGCGTTATTAAGTCGCCAAGCGCCACATTCTACCTTCTTCCAACCCGCGCCTGGGAGCTGCTGCTGGGGGCACTTGTCGCCTTCGTTCCTCCCGCTTTCGCGCTGCCGAGTCGCCCGCGCCTCCGCGAGCTTTTAGCGCTTGCGGGCCTGGCTCTGATCCTCGTTCCGGTCTTCGCCTACACTCCGGAAACGCCTTTCCCCGGAGCCGCCGCGCTCTCTCCCTGTCTCGGTACGGCGCTAATAATCTGGGCGAACGAACGAACAGAGGGACGAATTCCGACGGCCGTCGGCGTGGCGCTATCAAGTCGCCCAATCGTTTTCCTCGGCTTAATCTCGTACTCGCTTTACCTGTGGCACTGGCCGTTGCTGGCCTTCAGTAAATATTGGACGCTGGCACCTCTTAGCGCTGACCTCGGCTTCGCGACGCGCGTCGGCATGCTGAGTTTAGGATTCTTGTTAGCCGTCCTCTCGTGGAAATATGTGGAGACACCTTTGCGCACGCGGAGATTGGGGACATCCAGGAAATCGGCATTCCTCTTCGCCGGAACAGGACTCATAGTTATTTTAAGCGGCGGGCTGATATGCCTAACGATGCAGGGATTTCCCAAACGCTTCTCTGAACTGGCGAACGAATTTGCTAACGCAAAATCCGACAGGGCCTTCCTCATTAATGTTACGCCCGACGACGCCCGTGCCGGCAACCTTGTCCCGATTGGTGTGGTGAATCCGGCGCTGCGCCCTTCGGTCTTAGCCTGGGGCGATAGCCATGCCATGTCTGCGATACCGGCACTGGACGCTTGCCTTAAGGATAAGGGGCTGGCCGGACGCGCCGCCACTCACTCCGTCACGGCACCGGTTCTTAACTGGTTTATGGTTTCGAAGTTCGGCCTGAGTAAGGATTCCATCGCTTTTAATGATGCCGTTCTCTCTTATGTTCGGAGCCAACAGGTCCCCCATGTGATTCTGATCGCCAACTGGACTGATTACGCTGGTGCGAGCGACGGCGGCTTTAACAGTGCGTTGTTGTTAACGATCCGGCAGCTCGTCGCCGCAGGTTCGCAGCCGTGGATCATGCTGTCTGTTCCCGAACACACATTCGACGTCCCGAAGGTGCTCTCGCGCTCAGTCATCTTCCGCACAGATCTCGCACCCTTCTCAACCAAACGGGCGGCGAGTGATGCGTTTGATAAGATCGACCGGACTACGATCAGCGACATAGAATCTGCAGGCGGTCGCATTCTTGATCCAAAGCCCAGGTTCCTCGATCCGGGTGGTCAGCGATACGTTTATCTGGCCGACGGAGTCGTTCTCTACCGTGATCATCATCACCTGACGACGAGAGGGGCGAAACTCATGCTGCTGCCACTTTTCTGCGATTCGTTGACATCGAAGCAGCGTTAA
- a CDS encoding class I SAM-dependent methyltransferase, giving the protein MAHRKSYVSRFFQQVQIHGPIAATKLFARVAVSRAKVVLANKLLPARVACPCCGWRGRRFNDYIQVGHRVNNATCPQCASHSRHRSLFLWASRQFNLAEKSGRALVFAPEKATATLWSEAPCLSVWRVDLEAGRGVDLLVEIRALPFASDSIDLIWCHHVLEHVENDLAAIRELGRVLRPGTGELIVSVPMGAGAATEEYGFPDPSLSGHWRLYGFDFVDRLAEGGLSVSPIDSKVSAEERRLYAIEPKPCYVCRKAETSAAAANGWE; this is encoded by the coding sequence ATGGCGCACAGGAAAAGTTATGTGAGCCGATTTTTCCAGCAGGTCCAGATCCACGGGCCAATCGCGGCGACGAAGCTATTCGCCCGGGTCGCGGTGTCGAGGGCAAAGGTGGTGCTGGCCAATAAGCTGCTGCCCGCGCGTGTGGCTTGCCCCTGCTGCGGTTGGCGGGGGCGAAGGTTTAACGATTACATCCAAGTCGGCCACCGGGTGAATAACGCGACGTGTCCGCAATGTGCCAGCCACTCGCGCCACCGTTCTTTATTCCTGTGGGCCTCACGGCAATTCAATCTAGCGGAGAAGAGTGGCCGAGCGCTCGTCTTCGCTCCCGAGAAGGCGACCGCGACGCTGTGGTCTGAGGCACCGTGCCTCAGTGTCTGGCGTGTTGATCTGGAAGCCGGTCGCGGCGTGGACTTGCTCGTCGAGATCCGGGCCCTACCCTTCGCCTCAGATTCGATCGATCTCATCTGGTGCCACCACGTGCTCGAGCATGTCGAGAATGATCTAGCGGCGATCCGCGAGCTCGGTCGCGTGCTACGCCCCGGGACGGGCGAGTTGATCGTCTCGGTGCCGATGGGGGCCGGGGCGGCGACGGAAGAATACGGGTTCCCTGACCCATCCCTGTCCGGCCACTGGCGGCTTTACGGTTTTGATTTCGTGGATCGCCTGGCCGAAGGGGGGCTGTCGGTAAGTCCCATTGACTCTAAAGTGTCGGCTGAGGAGCGCAGGCTTTATGCCATCGAACCAAAACCCTGCTACGTGTGCAGAAAAGCAGAAACCTCAGCCGCGGCTGCCAACGGCTGGGAATGA
- a CDS encoding VWA domain-containing protein, which produces MRFVIPSFIVGLSLSLVFAATAANQEPQPNKQQRPRTVGQGNSQSNSKGDSNSSQPPTNTTAEEVDEGDIVRVETQLVSVPAVVTDRNGRPLAGLKLENFAVLEDGKAQALTNFATTETPFEIALLLDTSGSTREDLGLIRDAANAFIAALRPGDRVAIVAFKNRQDDGIPMATVDLRSSLTDNRGDLRVAIESLGTSNGTPFYDSLAEISKQIFREQRQDEIRGRRAVVALTDGVDSSSNINFDDARATLARTGVAAYFIQLSTEDYVEDRLLKDCEDDGRLTLSSKQLERFRRLFVPTAQKEDYQDFCRLGQFERMDISRRLYNLARTEMNELARGTGGRNFSAATLRDARAAFAEVAKEIGTQYSLGYYPSNKTRDGQFRKISVEIRGVKDAQVRAREGYYAPKQ; this is translated from the coding sequence ATGCGATTCGTCATCCCCAGCTTTATCGTCGGTTTGTCGCTGTCCCTCGTGTTTGCGGCGACCGCCGCTAACCAGGAGCCACAGCCAAACAAGCAGCAGCGACCGCGCACCGTCGGCCAGGGCAACTCCCAGAGTAACTCAAAAGGCGATTCCAACAGTTCGCAACCTCCCACGAACACCACCGCTGAGGAAGTTGACGAAGGCGATATCGTCCGCGTTGAGACCCAACTCGTTTCGGTGCCCGCTGTCGTGACGGATAGAAACGGACGCCCGCTCGCCGGATTGAAACTCGAAAACTTCGCGGTCCTGGAAGACGGCAAGGCGCAGGCGCTGACAAACTTCGCGACGACAGAAACGCCTTTCGAGATCGCCTTGCTGCTCGATACTTCGGGTTCGACGCGTGAAGACCTGGGATTGATTCGCGACGCCGCGAACGCTTTCATTGCCGCGCTGCGCCCCGGTGATCGCGTCGCGATCGTCGCCTTTAAGAATCGCCAGGACGATGGCATACCGATGGCAACGGTCGATTTGCGGTCGAGCCTGACGGACAATCGCGGGGATTTACGAGTCGCGATTGAAAGTCTGGGCACGAGTAACGGCACGCCGTTCTACGATTCGCTGGCAGAGATCAGCAAGCAGATTTTTCGGGAACAGCGTCAGGACGAAATTCGCGGCCGCCGCGCCGTCGTCGCGCTCACCGACGGGGTGGACTCAAGCAGCAACATCAACTTTGACGATGCACGGGCGACTCTGGCGCGGACTGGTGTTGCCGCGTATTTCATTCAGCTCAGCACTGAGGACTATGTCGAAGATCGTCTCCTGAAGGATTGTGAGGACGACGGCCGCCTGACGCTCTCGTCAAAGCAACTTGAACGCTTTCGCCGTCTTTTCGTGCCCACCGCGCAGAAAGAAGACTATCAGGATTTCTGCCGGCTGGGTCAGTTCGAGCGGATGGACATCAGCCGCCGGCTCTACAATCTCGCGCGTACAGAAATGAACGAGCTTGCGCGCGGGACGGGCGGCAGAAATTTTTCGGCGGCAACATTGCGGGACGCGCGCGCGGCGTTTGCGGAAGTGGCGAAAGAGATCGGCACCCAATACAGCCTCGGCTACTATCCTTCTAACAAGACTCGGGATGGTCAGTTTCGAAAAATTAGCGTTGAGATTCGCGGCGTGAAAGATGCGCAGGTGCGCGCGCGTGAAGGATATTACGCGCCGAAGCAGTGA
- a CDS encoding type II toxin-antitoxin system HicB family antitoxin, which yields MEANGTYTFTMLFEPAEEGGYVVTCPALPGLVTEGDTLEEARRMAEDALRLYLETLREDGLPIPSDKTPIAEPVEIALAS from the coding sequence GTGGAAGCAAACGGAACCTATACCTTCACCATGCTGTTCGAGCCCGCCGAAGAAGGTGGTTACGTGGTGACATGCCCAGCCCTGCCAGGTTTAGTTACGGAAGGCGACACGTTGGAAGAAGCGCGACGGATGGCGGAGGATGCGTTGCGTTTGTATCTGGAAACCCTGCGGGAGGACGGCTTGCCGATCCCTTCTGACAAGACACCCATTGCGGAGCCTGTGGAAATAGCGCTCGCGTCGTGA